A window from Hymenobacter volaticus encodes these proteins:
- a CDS encoding recombinase family protein, with product MRASDDQYVAYYRVSTDKQGRSGLGLEAQQAAVQAFVPQIAMLLAQFTEVESGRNNRRPQLQAALDMASQTGAILLVAKLDRLARNVAFLAELMESRVRFKAVDVPEADEFTIHILAAVAQREAVAISQRTCAALAAKKARGFQLGTPGNLTDKARIRSIEVRQEKARQQLSSRQARRLCELLRARGASLQAIVRELNASGYCTPNGKPFYKSAVARLLVSTRAVQDQTVSASFKQ from the coding sequence ATGAGAGCATCCGATGACCAGTATGTTGCTTACTACCGCGTGAGCACTGATAAACAAGGCCGTTCGGGTTTGGGCCTAGAGGCCCAACAGGCCGCCGTACAGGCTTTCGTGCCTCAGATAGCTATGTTACTCGCTCAGTTTACAGAAGTAGAGAGCGGGCGCAACAACAGGCGCCCGCAGTTACAAGCTGCACTCGATATGGCGAGCCAAACCGGAGCTATCCTACTGGTAGCTAAACTAGACCGCTTGGCACGCAACGTCGCTTTCCTCGCTGAGCTGATGGAGAGTCGCGTCCGCTTCAAAGCGGTAGACGTGCCCGAAGCGGATGAGTTCACCATTCATATTCTGGCCGCAGTAGCTCAGCGCGAGGCAGTAGCCATCTCACAACGTACTTGTGCGGCGCTAGCAGCTAAGAAAGCGCGGGGTTTTCAGCTTGGCACTCCTGGCAACCTGACTGATAAAGCTCGAATACGCAGTATCGAGGTCCGTCAAGAAAAGGCTCGACAGCAATTGAGTAGTCGCCAGGCTCGACGGCTATGTGAGTTGCTACGAGCGCGAGGAGCCAGCTTACAGGCTATAGTCCGAGAACTAAATGCTAGTGGCTATTGCACACCCAACGGCAAGCCCTTTTATAAGTCAGCCGTCGCTCGACTGTTAGTTTCAACTAGGGCTGTTCAGGACCAAACCGTTTCAGCGTCTTTTAAACAGTGA
- a CDS encoding helix-turn-helix domain-containing protein: MHNPFESLNVRLDKLEALARETQQMLRGAIEPKDETGGMELAQEITRLSKARIYALVCEGRLPVSKRGNRLFFSRADLLDWISQGKRGYQASDS, from the coding sequence ATGCATAACCCATTTGAATCACTTAATGTCCGGCTCGATAAGCTGGAAGCACTAGCTAGAGAAACGCAGCAGATGCTGCGTGGTGCGATTGAGCCCAAGGACGAAACGGGCGGAATGGAATTGGCTCAAGAAATTACTCGCTTGAGTAAAGCACGCATCTATGCGTTGGTATGTGAAGGACGCTTGCCTGTGTCGAAGCGAGGAAATCGACTTTTCTTTAGCAGAGCCGACTTGTTGGATTGGATAAGTCAGGGAAAACGGGGCTACCAAGCATCAGATAGTTGA
- a CDS encoding type I restriction enzyme endonuclease domain-containing protein: MREVRFPLPEEQLIALAKAIKALVDEQARFPDWNKREDIKSALKVGLILLLDEFGYPPVERDEVYGEIFGQAENFKKNRAVF; this comes from the coding sequence GTGCGCGAAGTACGATTTCCGCTACCCGAAGAACAGCTCATAGCCCTGGCTAAAGCTATTAAGGCGCTGGTCGACGAGCAAGCCCGCTTCCCCGATTGGAACAAACGAGAAGATATTAAGTCGGCTCTAAAAGTGGGCCTAATTCTGTTGCTCGATGAGTTCGGCTACCCGCCTGTGGAGCGCGACGAGGTGTATGGAGAGATTTTCGGACAGGCCGAAAATTTCAAGAAAAACAGAGCTGTATTTTAA
- a CDS encoding restriction endonuclease subunit S — protein sequence MKSNFKRLGDYIEPVDEFNTGWKIELLLGISNNKHFQKSQTNTIGVDLSKYRVVRTNQFAFNRATTRNGEKISISLRNGPDCIVSPSYRIFRSKDENELNSEYLMMWFRRPEFDRYARFRSHGSAHEFFDIDEMYEVRLPIPTIEEQRRIVAEYHTIQNRITLNNQLIQTLETTAQAIYKQWFVEFEFPNEAGQPYKSSGGEMVESELGEIPKGWRLGSIGAVLETKGYIRGPFGSALKVEDMRPSGIPVYEQQHAIDGHRNFRYYVDSDKFSQLKRFAVKPNDLVISCSGTLGRITRINEADKVGIINQALLILRVDPSKCSLSIFELFLRSKKGNDLLIAESGGSAQVNIAKREDIVKKPFLIAAAREQKMLATVLDKTSTHSDSLKREIIALQKAKNLLLSKLATIETALAAPKPAATKPAQLTLSFS from the coding sequence ATGAAATCAAATTTTAAGCGGCTGGGCGATTACATCGAGCCAGTCGATGAGTTCAACACGGGTTGGAAGATTGAGCTGTTGCTTGGAATCAGTAACAACAAGCATTTTCAGAAGTCCCAGACCAATACCATTGGGGTTGATTTGTCGAAGTACCGGGTTGTGCGAACAAACCAATTCGCATTCAATCGAGCCACTACCCGCAACGGTGAAAAGATTTCCATCTCCCTGCGGAATGGCCCCGATTGCATCGTTTCGCCTTCCTACCGCATTTTTCGCAGTAAGGACGAAAACGAACTCAATTCGGAATACCTGATGATGTGGTTCCGTCGACCGGAGTTTGACCGCTACGCGAGATTCAGAAGCCACGGAAGTGCTCACGAGTTCTTCGACATTGATGAGATGTACGAAGTGCGCCTACCTATTCCCACGATTGAGGAACAGCGCAGAATCGTGGCCGAATACCACACTATTCAAAACCGCATTACCCTCAACAACCAGCTCATTCAAACCCTCGAAACTACGGCCCAGGCCATTTACAAGCAGTGGTTTGTGGAGTTTGAGTTTCCCAATGAAGCCGGCCAGCCCTACAAAAGTAGCGGTGGCGAAATGGTGGAGAGTGAGTTGGGGGAAATTCCGAAAGGATGGAGGCTTGGAAGTATTGGGGCTGTTTTAGAAACAAAAGGATATATCCGAGGGCCTTTCGGTTCTGCGTTAAAAGTTGAAGATATGAGGCCTTCAGGCATTCCTGTTTATGAACAACAGCATGCTATTGATGGGCATAGAAACTTCAGATACTATGTAGACTCAGATAAGTTTTCTCAGCTTAAAAGATTTGCTGTCAAGCCTAACGACTTAGTCATTAGCTGTTCTGGAACTCTTGGCAGAATAACACGAATCAATGAAGCTGATAAGGTCGGCATTATCAACCAGGCCCTATTGATATTACGTGTTGACCCTTCTAAATGCTCTTTGTCCATCTTCGAGCTTTTTCTCAGGTCTAAAAAGGGCAACGACTTACTGATTGCAGAATCAGGAGGAAGCGCACAAGTCAATATTGCTAAAAGAGAAGATATTGTAAAAAAGCCTTTTCTAATTGCGGCAGCTCGAGAGCAGAAAATGCTTGCTACTGTTTTAGACAAAACTTCGACACATTCTGATAGCCTGAAGAGGGAAATAATTGCTTTGCAAAAGGCTAAAAACCTCCTTCTCTCCAAGCTCGCCACCATCGAAACCGCTCTAGCCGCGCCCAAACCCGCCGCTACTAAACCGGCGCAGCTTACCCTTTCTTTTTCCTGA
- a CDS encoding DNA primase family protein → MQEDDLKAFLQETALKMGVDKYDACYVEFAAQLYKQFMSAAYLPAPEKSREAVRINLSNGTFHIGAGCQELRAFDRTDFMIHQLPFAYNPAATALLFQHFLDRVLPDKACQDILAEYLGYVFVSPTKLKLEKTLLLYGSGANGKSVLFEIITALLGSDNVSHYSLQSLTVDPSYARAHLANKLLNYASEISGKSDPNVFKQLVSGEPVEARFPYGQPFTLTDYAKLIFNCNELPADVEHTHAYFRRFLIIPFKETIPEEEQDKQLAAKIIAAELSGVFNWILTGLNRLLEQGRFTYSEVVSSQIDEYRLQSDSVRSFLDDSYEASTTTTIARKELYANYRAHCLDEGNRPVNSRKFVKRLESHGIHGVRRNGGHVHWLAKRSL, encoded by the coding sequence GTGCAGGAAGACGATTTGAAAGCTTTCCTACAGGAGACTGCCTTGAAGATGGGGGTTGACAAATACGATGCCTGCTATGTGGAATTTGCTGCTCAACTCTACAAGCAATTCATGAGCGCAGCGTATCTGCCTGCTCCGGAAAAATCCCGTGAGGCGGTGCGAATCAACCTCTCGAATGGCACTTTCCATATTGGTGCAGGCTGCCAAGAGTTGAGGGCCTTCGACCGGACTGACTTCATGATTCATCAGCTCCCATTCGCCTACAATCCAGCGGCCACAGCACTACTCTTCCAACATTTTCTTGATCGGGTCTTGCCCGACAAAGCTTGCCAGGACATATTGGCTGAATATCTGGGGTATGTGTTTGTCTCACCTACGAAGTTGAAGCTTGAAAAGACACTACTGCTCTACGGCTCGGGTGCCAATGGAAAGTCAGTACTCTTCGAGATTATAACCGCTTTGTTAGGTTCTGATAATGTAAGCCACTATTCTCTCCAAAGCCTCACTGTTGACCCGTCGTATGCGCGTGCTCACCTTGCCAATAAGCTTCTCAACTACGCAAGTGAGATTAGCGGTAAGTCAGACCCCAATGTGTTCAAGCAATTGGTCTCGGGTGAGCCAGTAGAAGCGCGCTTTCCCTACGGGCAGCCGTTTACCCTGACAGACTACGCGAAGCTCATCTTCAACTGCAATGAACTGCCCGCGGACGTGGAACACACCCATGCCTATTTCCGGCGTTTCCTAATTATCCCTTTTAAAGAGACGATTCCAGAGGAAGAACAGGACAAGCAACTAGCAGCCAAAATTATTGCTGCTGAGCTGTCTGGGGTATTTAACTGGATTCTAACCGGTCTTAATCGCCTCCTAGAGCAAGGTCGCTTTACATATTCAGAAGTGGTTAGCAGTCAGATAGATGAGTATCGGCTCCAGTCCGATAGTGTGCGTTCGTTTCTTGATGATAGTTACGAGGCATCCACCACCACAACGATTGCCCGCAAGGAGCTTTACGCTAATTATCGTGCCCACTGTCTGGATGAGGGCAACCGGCCAGTGAATAGCCGAAAGTTCGTGAAGCGCCTAGAAAGCCACGGTATTCACGGTGTCCGTCGCAATGGAGGCCATGTTCATTGGCTGGCAAAGCGAAGCTTGTAA
- a CDS encoding type I restriction endonuclease subunit R has product MLLEADLRAFLLAHYAAEGLTLAEANSVVRQLRALPASDLYESNKVVMLLLADGFILKRDDPGQKDIWVQLLDYAGLTRQQQPTADQLPHLAAEATPAYAAAADHNIYRFVTQLEIVGSEKRIPDGILYINGLPLVVFEFKTAIQPDCTIHDAYVQLTVRYERDIPELFKYNAFCVISDGVNNKAGSFFAPYEFYYAWRRVAGLAEDVDGIKTLYTLVEGMFDRTRLRDIIRNFIYLPDSSKKDEKVVCRYPQYYAAHKLYDQIWAARKPTGDGKGGTYFGATGCGKSYTMLFLTRLLMRSEDFASPTVVLITDRTDLDDQLAGQFTNAKKYIGDQNVVSVESREHLRELLAGRQSGGVFLTTIHKFTEGTELLSRRANIVCISDEAHRSQVNLEQKVRVTATGVTKTYGFAKYLHDSLPQATYVGFTGTPIDATLDVFGPVVDEYTMTESVKDEITVRIVYEGRAAKVVLHNGELEKIERYYAQAAEDGANAYQIEQSKEETAQMRAILGDPKRLRVLAADFVQHYEKRVSEGATVKGKAMFVCSSREIAYALYQNIIELRPAWADVLAAEEGAELTEKEKKELKPMARVKMIMTRGKDDPKDMYDLLGTKEYRKELDRQFKNAKSNFKIAIIVDMWLTGFDVPFLDTLYIDKPIQQHSLIQAISRVNRTYEGKNKGLVVDYIGFKSQMGLALAKYSKGDERNFEEIDQSLGVVRDHLDLLARLFHTFDSSKYFTGSALQQLHTLNMAAEFVQLTKEQETRFMGLVKRLKAAYDICAGSEKLTQPQRDQTHFYLAVRSIVFKLTKGDAPDTAQMSAQVRKMIQDALASDGVEEIIKLGTDGDTEQDIFDEAYLEKIGKIKLPNTKIKLLQQLLARVIGQMRKVNQVKGIDFTKKMQALVDRYNERDENDILRSEVYEEIAEQLTNLIWEVQNEFSAGDILGIDFEEKAFYDILLALCAKYDFRYPKNSS; this is encoded by the coding sequence GTGCTGCTAGAAGCCGACCTGCGGGCCTTTTTGCTGGCCCACTACGCGGCCGAGGGCCTCACTCTGGCTGAAGCCAACTCTGTGGTGCGGCAGTTGCGTGCCCTGCCGGCTTCCGACCTCTACGAGAGCAACAAGGTCGTGATGCTGCTGCTGGCCGATGGCTTCATCCTCAAGCGCGACGACCCTGGCCAGAAAGACATCTGGGTGCAACTGCTCGACTATGCCGGCCTCACCCGCCAGCAGCAGCCCACCGCCGACCAACTGCCCCACTTGGCCGCCGAGGCTACCCCGGCCTACGCCGCCGCTGCTGACCACAACATTTACCGCTTCGTGACGCAGCTGGAAATCGTGGGCAGCGAGAAGCGCATCCCTGACGGCATCTTATATATCAACGGCTTGCCGCTAGTAGTGTTCGAGTTCAAAACGGCCATCCAGCCAGACTGCACCATTCACGACGCCTACGTACAGCTCACCGTGCGCTACGAGCGCGACATCCCGGAGCTGTTTAAGTACAACGCATTTTGCGTCATCAGCGACGGCGTGAACAACAAGGCTGGCTCCTTCTTTGCGCCCTACGAGTTTTACTACGCTTGGCGGCGCGTGGCCGGTCTAGCCGAGGACGTGGACGGCATCAAAACCCTCTACACCCTCGTCGAGGGCATGTTCGACCGCACCCGCCTGCGCGACATCATCCGCAACTTCATTTACCTGCCCGACAGCTCGAAGAAAGACGAGAAAGTAGTGTGCCGCTACCCCCAATACTACGCGGCCCACAAGCTGTACGACCAGATTTGGGCGGCCCGCAAGCCCACCGGCGACGGCAAAGGTGGCACCTACTTCGGGGCCACCGGCTGCGGCAAAAGCTACACTATGCTCTTCCTCACGCGGCTGCTCATGCGCAGCGAGGACTTTGCTAGCCCCACCGTGGTGCTCATCACCGACCGCACCGACCTCGACGACCAGCTGGCCGGTCAGTTCACCAACGCCAAGAAATACATCGGCGACCAGAACGTGGTGAGCGTGGAAAGCCGCGAGCACCTGCGCGAGCTGCTGGCCGGCCGCCAGAGCGGTGGTGTGTTCCTCACCACCATCCACAAATTCACCGAGGGCACCGAGCTGCTGAGCCGCCGCGCCAACATCGTGTGCATCTCCGACGAAGCCCACCGCAGCCAGGTAAATCTGGAGCAGAAGGTGCGCGTGACGGCCACCGGCGTCACCAAAACCTACGGCTTTGCCAAATACCTGCACGATTCGCTGCCCCAGGCCACCTACGTCGGCTTCACCGGCACCCCGATAGATGCCACGCTGGACGTGTTCGGCCCGGTGGTAGACGAGTACACCATGACCGAATCGGTGAAGGATGAAATCACCGTTCGCATCGTGTATGAAGGCCGCGCCGCCAAAGTAGTGCTGCACAACGGCGAGCTGGAAAAGATAGAGCGCTACTACGCGCAGGCCGCCGAGGACGGGGCCAATGCCTACCAAATCGAACAAAGCAAGGAAGAAACCGCCCAAATGCGGGCCATCCTCGGCGACCCCAAACGCCTGCGCGTGCTGGCTGCCGACTTCGTGCAGCACTACGAAAAGCGTGTAAGCGAAGGCGCCACCGTGAAGGGCAAAGCCATGTTCGTGTGCAGCTCCCGCGAAATCGCCTACGCCCTCTATCAGAACATCATCGAGCTGCGCCCAGCTTGGGCCGACGTGCTGGCTGCCGAAGAAGGAGCCGAGCTGACCGAAAAGGAGAAGAAGGAACTGAAGCCAATGGCGCGGGTGAAGATGATAATGACCCGTGGCAAGGATGACCCAAAGGACATGTACGACCTGCTGGGCACCAAAGAGTACCGCAAGGAGCTGGACCGGCAGTTCAAAAACGCGAAGTCCAACTTCAAGATTGCCATCATCGTGGACATGTGGCTCACCGGCTTCGACGTGCCCTTTCTCGATACTCTCTACATAGACAAGCCCATTCAGCAGCACAGCCTGATTCAGGCCATTTCGCGGGTAAACCGCACCTACGAAGGCAAGAACAAGGGCTTAGTAGTCGATTACATTGGCTTCAAAAGCCAGATGGGTCTGGCGCTGGCTAAGTACAGCAAGGGCGACGAGCGAAATTTCGAAGAAATTGACCAGTCGCTGGGAGTAGTGCGGGATCATTTGGACCTGCTGGCCCGCTTATTCCACACCTTCGATAGCAGCAAGTATTTCACCGGCAGCGCTCTGCAACAGCTGCACACGCTGAACATGGCCGCCGAATTCGTGCAGTTGACCAAGGAGCAGGAAACCCGCTTCATGGGTTTGGTGAAGCGCCTGAAAGCCGCCTACGACATTTGCGCCGGCAGCGAGAAACTCACCCAGCCCCAGCGCGACCAGACGCATTTCTACTTGGCTGTCCGCTCCATAGTGTTCAAGCTCACCAAGGGCGACGCCCCCGACACAGCCCAGATGAGCGCCCAAGTGCGCAAGATGATTCAGGATGCCCTAGCTAGCGACGGCGTGGAGGAAATCATCAAGCTCGGCACCGACGGCGACACCGAGCAGGACATCTTCGATGAAGCTTACCTCGAAAAAATCGGTAAAATCAAGCTACCCAACACCAAGATAAAACTACTTCAGCAGCTCCTAGCCCGCGTTATCGGCCAGATGCGCAAGGTGAACCAGGTGAAGGGCATCGACTTCACCAAGAAGATGCAGGCACTAGTAGACCGCTACAACGAGCGCGACGAAAACGACATCCTGCGCAGCGAAGTCTACGAGGAAATAGCCGAGCAGCTCACCAACCTGATTTGGGAGGTTCAAAACGAGTTTTCAGCCGGCGACATCCTGGGTATTGACTTCGAGGAAAAAGCCTTCTACGACATCCTGCTAGCCCTGTGCGCGAAGTACGATTTCCGCTACCCGAAGAACAGCTCATAG
- a CDS encoding AlbA family DNA-binding domain-containing protein: MPTHQYSLFSDPLEDAVIAAFPQFEGSEIEYKSAKGGFPGSFWETYSAFANTEGGLIVLGVKEEANNRFVADGLALTQVQRFRQDFFDTQNNRNKISADLLKDAHVQAIPVPDQVDQYFLAFDIPRANREQMPVFVGLDPNTGTYKRRDGGDYRCTRDAVRRMMADSDANMPADSRILRGFSYPDDLDLRSIQQFRQLMSTIRPGILGWLRTT, encoded by the coding sequence ATGCCTACTCATCAATACAGCCTGTTCTCCGACCCATTAGAAGATGCCGTTATTGCTGCGTTCCCGCAGTTTGAAGGCAGCGAAATAGAGTATAAGTCTGCTAAAGGCGGGTTTCCTGGTTCTTTCTGGGAAACTTATTCTGCATTTGCTAATACAGAAGGTGGCCTAATCGTGCTGGGCGTTAAGGAAGAAGCAAACAATCGGTTTGTAGCTGATGGTTTAGCACTGACCCAGGTACAACGTTTCCGGCAAGATTTCTTCGACACACAAAACAACAGAAATAAGATTAGTGCCGACTTACTTAAAGATGCGCACGTCCAAGCAATCCCAGTGCCGGATCAGGTTGACCAGTACTTCCTAGCTTTTGATATACCACGGGCCAACCGTGAGCAAATGCCGGTTTTTGTGGGGCTTGACCCCAACACCGGCACTTATAAGCGCCGCGATGGTGGCGACTATCGTTGCACTCGCGATGCAGTGCGCCGTATGATGGCTGATAGTGACGCCAATATGCCTGCCGACAGTCGCATCCTGCGGGGTTTCTCCTATCCAGATGACTTGGACTTGCGCAGTATCCAGCAATTTCGGCAGTTGATGAGCACTATTCGACCGGGCATCCTTGGTTGGCTGAGGACGACCTAG
- a CDS encoding DUF6371 domain-containing protein, translated as MRFSSARFQLQRYAGARTRFTCPKCHTSKTFTRWIDTVTNELLPEQFGSCDRADKCGYFNSPYISGLNELSYYQETQQVEKQPISNLRPLKSAKPKRALPPLCFIPEEVVEQTKRRYSSNVFAQLLLNHFGAGVATDLLCRFDVGTSAHWPGATIFWQRDKLGRARGGQVVLFDAQGHTVKEDAPNGRTKRCTDWVHTAYAAHCRKHNLSQPSWLISYLDPNNEVQKSPSLYGLAQVSNISADSPVAIVESTKTAIICTPYLPAFTWLAVGGLTYLNADRLRSVREHPITLYPDASTDGSAYRRWSEKAAELNQAGFRIQVADVLERQANNAQKVAGFDLADLLLEQWPGYPPSWDQ; from the coding sequence ATGCGTTTTTCTTCAGCGCGCTTTCAGCTACAACGCTATGCAGGTGCGAGAACCCGGTTTACTTGCCCTAAATGCCATACCTCGAAGACGTTTACCCGCTGGATTGATACAGTCACAAATGAGCTTTTACCCGAACAGTTTGGCAGCTGCGACCGCGCCGATAAATGCGGCTATTTCAACAGCCCTTATATATCTGGTCTGAATGAGTTGAGCTACTACCAAGAGACGCAGCAAGTTGAGAAACAACCTATCTCAAATTTACGGCCTCTTAAATCAGCAAAACCAAAGCGAGCTTTGCCTCCCCTGTGCTTTATTCCAGAGGAAGTAGTTGAGCAAACAAAGAGGCGTTATTCTTCCAATGTATTCGCCCAATTGCTACTAAACCATTTTGGTGCAGGTGTTGCGACTGACTTATTGTGCCGCTTCGATGTCGGAACATCGGCACATTGGCCTGGTGCTACCATTTTCTGGCAACGCGACAAACTTGGTCGGGCACGAGGTGGCCAAGTGGTTCTTTTTGATGCCCAAGGGCATACTGTAAAAGAAGATGCTCCAAATGGACGAACGAAACGGTGTACCGATTGGGTACACACAGCCTACGCAGCGCATTGCAGGAAGCATAATTTGTCGCAACCATCTTGGCTAATCTCCTACCTCGACCCTAATAATGAAGTCCAAAAGTCGCCTTCGCTATATGGTCTAGCACAGGTGTCCAACATTTCTGCAGATAGCCCAGTCGCAATTGTGGAATCTACTAAGACCGCCATTATCTGCACACCATACTTGCCAGCATTCACCTGGTTAGCCGTGGGAGGACTTACTTATCTCAATGCTGATCGCCTTCGCTCTGTCAGGGAGCATCCGATTACCCTTTACCCCGATGCATCTACTGATGGCTCTGCATATCGAAGGTGGAGTGAGAAGGCCGCTGAATTAAACCAAGCAGGGTTCAGGATACAAGTGGCCGATGTGTTGGAGCGCCAAGCAAATAATGCTCAGAAAGTGGCCGGATTCGACCTAGCCGATTTGCTGCTTGAACAGTGGCCAGGCTACCCACCGAGTTGGGATCAATGA
- a CDS encoding site-specific integrase, whose protein sequence is MSKTTDQKEGQATVKVVYYTYKTLADGSHPFMVRITKNRKLKYKATGYSLHPDYWNEKKKEIRRSYPGDVKALWRKLEAKAAAYEKAAEDLAEADEQHDAETVFRKVSEARKATRRVKLLAYIEELAAGMVVAGQVGNSTVYRDLGNQLAKFIGAQANAPEPPLGKGQEAEKATWIEKFDVPCDRVTVSFCNEWEATLRATKVEEITLSLRFRTLRAVLNKAIAAGLAKTDNYPFARNAAERHKFQVGKFDVTTAKRAVTRDELRKLEALTPSSERMQLAKDVFLFSFYCGGINFVDLAQLRWCDLNGNSDGQRLSYVRQKTKGKFSLKLLDPAVIILDTYRPFTLAGRDSYIFPVLDKNKHKDAKQIKNRLHKVLGQVNKDLKLLGEESGISTTLTTYVARHSFATTLKLSGAATGIISQAMGHKSEAVTAVYLDSFASDLIDNAYKGLL, encoded by the coding sequence ATGTCAAAGACAACAGATCAGAAGGAAGGGCAGGCAACAGTGAAGGTGGTGTACTATACCTACAAGACCTTGGCTGACGGGTCGCATCCATTTATGGTACGCATCACTAAGAATCGGAAGCTAAAGTATAAGGCAACTGGCTACAGTCTGCATCCGGATTATTGGAACGAGAAAAAGAAAGAGATCAGACGTAGTTATCCTGGCGACGTGAAAGCCCTATGGCGAAAGTTAGAAGCCAAAGCGGCGGCTTACGAAAAAGCCGCAGAGGACCTTGCTGAAGCTGACGAACAACACGATGCTGAAACAGTATTTCGTAAGGTTAGTGAAGCCCGCAAGGCGACACGTAGAGTAAAGCTGCTAGCTTACATTGAAGAGCTAGCTGCTGGAATGGTAGTAGCAGGTCAAGTCGGTAACTCTACTGTATACCGAGATTTAGGAAACCAACTGGCAAAGTTTATTGGGGCGCAAGCCAATGCACCAGAGCCACCTCTAGGCAAGGGACAAGAAGCGGAAAAAGCTACTTGGATAGAGAAGTTCGATGTCCCTTGCGACAGGGTGACGGTGAGCTTTTGTAATGAGTGGGAGGCCACATTACGAGCTACCAAAGTGGAAGAGATTACTCTTTCACTCCGATTTCGCACACTTCGCGCTGTATTGAACAAAGCCATAGCAGCAGGTCTTGCTAAAACAGATAATTATCCCTTCGCTCGCAACGCTGCAGAACGTCACAAATTTCAAGTCGGCAAGTTTGATGTGACTACCGCGAAGAGGGCTGTTACCCGTGATGAATTACGCAAGCTGGAAGCTTTAACGCCTAGTTCGGAAAGAATGCAGTTAGCTAAGGATGTGTTTCTATTCTCGTTCTACTGTGGAGGCATCAACTTTGTGGATTTAGCGCAATTGCGTTGGTGTGACTTAAATGGTAACAGTGATGGACAGCGGCTTAGCTACGTGCGCCAAAAAACGAAGGGCAAGTTCTCCCTGAAGCTTTTAGATCCCGCTGTGATCATTCTTGATACCTACCGTCCTTTTACCCTAGCAGGTCGTGACAGTTATATCTTCCCTGTCTTGGACAAGAACAAGCACAAGGACGCTAAGCAAATTAAAAATCGACTTCACAAAGTCTTGGGACAAGTCAACAAGGACCTAAAGCTATTAGGAGAGGAGTCAGGTATCAGCACAACACTTACGACCTACGTAGCTCGTCACAGCTTCGCAACTACTCTCAAGCTGAGCGGTGCTGCTACAGGTATAATCTCGCAAGCAATGGGTCACAAATCGGAAGCCGTGACAGCTGTGTACTTGGATTCCTTCGCTTCGGATCTAATAGATAACGCTTATAAAGGGCTACTGTAG
- a CDS encoding DUF3861 domain-containing protein, which produces MAKRAHHYRLRLEHLRAAAPDQPIHPPLELEFDNHDDIFQIIERLNDRSLFAEPGQATEFAIGLKLFSEVMLKNREHPLFTEFRPAFSEFMKKLKSGATPSDEKPTS; this is translated from the coding sequence ATGGCTAAACGCGCCCACCACTACCGCTTGCGTCTCGAACATCTTAGGGCCGCAGCTCCCGACCAACCTATACACCCGCCACTAGAACTGGAATTTGATAACCACGACGATATTTTCCAGATAATTGAGCGGCTCAACGACCGTTCGTTGTTTGCGGAGCCAGGGCAAGCTACTGAGTTTGCTATCGGGCTGAAGTTGTTTAGCGAAGTGATGCTCAAGAACCGCGAGCATCCGCTGTTTACAGAGTTCCGACCTGCATTCAGCGAGTTCATGAAAAAACTTAAAAGCGGAGCTACTCCATCAGACGAAAAGCCCACTTCCTAA